A window of the Flavobacterium sangjuense genome harbors these coding sequences:
- a CDS encoding PorP/SprF family type IX secretion system membrane protein: MRTKILIFALMLTCYSGLAQQDAQFTQYMYNTININPAYAGSRGVMSIFGLHRTQWVGLDGAPTTNAFSLNTPINNSNLGLGVSLVSDKIGPTSDNTISADLSYTIPMNDDYKLSFGVKASGNIFNLDTDKLTPAQANDPNLQNFDNEISPNFGAGVYLHSDKLYLGLSVPNFLQDSKYNDNDVAVFQERMNFYFIGGYVFDIGSSVKFKPAVLTKLVTGAPLQVDASANFLFFDKLMLGGAYRWDAAVSALAGFQVTDGLFIGYSYDMETTELRRYNSGSHEVFLRFELFNKVSKMVSPRFF; encoded by the coding sequence ATGAGAACAAAAATTTTAATTTTCGCTTTGATGTTAACGTGTTACTCTGGACTTGCTCAGCAAGATGCACAGTTTACCCAATACATGTACAACACCATAAATATCAATCCGGCGTATGCAGGATCAAGAGGAGTTATGAGTATTTTTGGATTGCATCGTACCCAATGGGTAGGATTAGATGGCGCTCCTACCACTAACGCTTTCTCCCTTAATACTCCAATCAATAACAGTAATCTAGGACTTGGTGTGTCTTTGGTAAGTGATAAAATTGGTCCGACTAGTGACAATACGATTTCTGCCGATTTATCATATACTATTCCTATGAATGATGATTACAAACTGTCTTTTGGAGTTAAAGCTTCGGGGAATATATTCAATTTAGATACTGATAAGTTGACACCTGCTCAGGCTAATGATCCAAATCTTCAAAATTTCGACAATGAGATTTCTCCAAATTTTGGAGCTGGAGTTTACCTGCATTCAGACAAATTGTATTTAGGGCTTTCGGTGCCAAACTTCCTGCAGGACTCTAAATACAACGATAATGATGTTGCTGTATTTCAAGAAAGAATGAATTTTTATTTTATTGGTGGATATGTTTTTGACATCGGATCTTCAGTAAAATTCAAACCTGCAGTTTTAACCAAACTGGTAACCGGTGCTCCGCTTCAGGTGGATGCTTCAGCTAATTTCTTGTTCTTTGACAAGTTAATGCTTGGAGGAGCTTACCGTTGGGATGCTGCAGTGAGTGCATTGGCAGGTTTTCAGGTAACCGATGGTTTATTTATTGGTTACAGTTATGATATGGAAACAACAGAATTAAGACGATATAACTCGGGTTCCCATGAGGTATTCTTACGATTTGAGTTGTTCAATAAAGTTAGTAAAATGGTATCACCTAGATTCTTCTAA
- a CDS encoding OmpA family protein, translating to MKNKITYLVLLAITCVNGYSQVIGKTEARGNKEYAKYAYIDAIKTYERIYEKGYKSPDMLLKIGNAYYFNAELEKANKWYAELYATNPDQEPEFYYRHAQTLKAVKENDKSDAMMAAFVQKKGGDARAKIFAKNKNYLAEIKKNSGRYKIENAGINSKYSDYGTAYMGTKVVFSSARDTGNFSKRIHTWTGQYFTNLYDSPISEDGSLGAVAKFGKKLNTKYHEDTPTFTKDGKTVYFTRNNYLEKRGYDAGKVTLLKIYKATVDKDGQWNNITPLPFNSDSYQTAHPTLSPDEKTLYFVSDMPGTRGQSDLFKVKINEDGSFGNTENLGDAINTEGRETYPFISDDNELYFASDGQPGLGGLDIYITKIPKDGSTNFKEVLNVGEEANSPKDDFAFIINFKTKKGFLSSNRDGGQGSDDIYKFVETKPIWCEQILFGVITDEDTKAVLPNTKLQLFDDNFNKIKEATSDAEGKYEFTEVECGKKYYVRASHEDYTTKEVPVTIGKETGKTELNIELKSEGCKVKIGDDLADCFKINIIYFDLDKWNIRPDAAIDLAKLLDVLEQNPSMKINIRSHTDSRASDKYNDVLSKNRAKSTKDWLIKNGIAATRLTSEGLGERELVNKCADDVPCTEAEHQLNRRSEFIITAL from the coding sequence ATGAAAAATAAAATTACATACTTAGTACTATTAGCTATCACTTGTGTGAATGGTTATTCGCAGGTTATTGGTAAAACAGAGGCACGAGGAAATAAAGAGTATGCAAAATACGCTTATATTGATGCCATAAAAACCTATGAGCGTATCTATGAAAAAGGATACAAATCGCCTGATATGTTACTCAAAATAGGGAACGCTTACTATTTTAATGCCGAATTAGAAAAGGCTAACAAATGGTATGCTGAACTTTATGCAACCAATCCGGATCAGGAACCTGAATTCTATTATCGTCATGCCCAAACGCTTAAAGCCGTTAAGGAAAATGACAAATCTGATGCTATGATGGCTGCGTTTGTACAGAAAAAAGGTGGTGATGCACGTGCCAAAATTTTTGCTAAAAACAAAAATTATTTAGCTGAAATTAAAAAGAACTCTGGTCGATATAAAATCGAAAATGCAGGTATTAATTCGAAATACTCTGATTACGGAACAGCTTATATGGGAACCAAAGTGGTATTTTCATCTGCCCGAGACACCGGAAATTTCTCGAAAAGAATTCACACTTGGACAGGTCAATATTTTACCAATCTTTATGATTCACCTATATCGGAAGATGGTTCACTTGGTGCTGTTGCAAAATTTGGAAAAAAATTAAATACCAAATATCACGAAGATACTCCAACTTTTACAAAAGACGGAAAAACAGTTTATTTCACCCGTAATAACTATCTGGAAAAAAGAGGTTATGATGCAGGTAAAGTAACGCTTTTGAAAATTTATAAAGCTACTGTAGATAAAGACGGACAATGGAATAATATTACGCCTCTTCCATTTAATAGTGATAGTTATCAAACGGCACATCCTACCCTATCTCCGGACGAAAAAACTTTATACTTTGTTTCTGATATGCCGGGAACACGTGGCCAATCCGATTTGTTTAAAGTAAAAATAAATGAAGATGGCAGCTTTGGTAACACTGAAAATCTTGGTGATGCCATTAACACCGAAGGTAGAGAAACCTATCCTTTTATCTCTGATGATAACGAATTGTACTTTGCTTCAGATGGTCAGCCAGGCTTAGGTGGATTGGATATATATATCACTAAAATTCCGAAAGACGGCAGTACTAATTTCAAAGAAGTGCTGAACGTTGGTGAAGAAGCGAATAGCCCAAAAGATGATTTTGCCTTTATTATTAATTTTAAAACTAAAAAAGGATTCCTAAGTTCTAACAGAGATGGCGGACAAGGAAGCGATGATATCTATAAGTTTGTTGAGACAAAACCTATTTGGTGTGAGCAAATACTATTTGGAGTTATTACCGATGAAGATACTAAAGCTGTTTTGCCAAACACCAAATTGCAACTCTTTGACGACAATTTCAATAAGATAAAAGAAGCCACTTCTGATGCAGAAGGAAAATATGAGTTTACCGAAGTTGAATGTGGTAAAAAATATTACGTAAGAGCTTCTCATGAAGACTATACGACTAAAGAAGTTCCGGTAACGATTGGTAAAGAAACAGGTAAAACTGAACTTAATATTGAACTTAAATCTGAAGGTTGTAAAGTTAAAATTGGTGACGATTTAGCAGATTGTTTCAAAATCAATATCATCTATTTTGATTTAGACAAATGGAATATCAGACCTGATGCTGCGATTGATTTAGCTAAACTATTAGATGTTTTAGAACAAAATCCATCAATGAAAATCAACATTCGTTCGCATACAGATAGTAGAGCTTCTGATAAATATAATGATGTATTATCTAAAAACAGAGCGAAATCTACCAAAGACTGGTTGATTAAAAATGGCATTGCTGCAACTCGTTTAACATCAGAAGGTTTAGGCGAAAGAGAGTTAGTAAACAAATGCGCTGATGACGTTCCATGTACAGAAGCAGAACATCAACTTAACAGACGTTCTGAATTCATAATTACAGCACTCTAA